A window of Raineyella sp. W15-4 contains these coding sequences:
- a CDS encoding nucleotide-binding protein, producing the protein MLACDWLEVRQLNTELPLRLFAQFSQSLVGKDNRNLGECSVLALAKAEGATAVIDDRAARRVGEHNHVTIKGTLGLMVDAIRAGLLTVQLVSQIADDLLASEYRLPFAPGDFEIWARQNDLF; encoded by the coding sequence GTGCTCGCCTGCGACTGGCTTGAGGTCCGCCAGCTGAATACAGAACTCCCGTTGCGGTTGTTCGCCCAGTTCAGCCAGAGCTTGGTGGGTAAGGACAATCGCAATCTCGGCGAGTGCTCCGTGTTGGCCCTGGCCAAGGCCGAGGGTGCCACCGCAGTCATTGACGACCGAGCGGCCCGCAGAGTGGGGGAGCACAACCATGTGACGATCAAAGGCACTCTGGGTCTCATGGTGGACGCCATTCGAGCAGGCCTGCTGACGGTCCAACTTGTCAGCCAGATCGCCGACGATCTACTCGCGAGCGAGTATCGTCTCCCGTTCGCCCCTGGGGACTTCGAGATCTGGGCCCGACAGAACGACCTGTTCTGA
- a CDS encoding N-acetyltransferase — protein sequence MTDRAGMVLRPATAADLLTILDLERTGFPPREQWSESSWRAELDGADRIVLVAADADPAESTVDPAPGGLLGVITFLIGPDTADLLRVVVAPSARGRRVGRGLVQAGLVRLRTRGIGQVLLEVRHDNTPALALYRRCGFRTVHTRPDYYGPGADALVMGAPVESVRPDLEGKNA from the coding sequence ATGACCGATCGGGCGGGCATGGTCCTGCGCCCGGCCACGGCCGCGGACCTGCTCACGATCCTGGACCTCGAGCGGACCGGGTTCCCACCCCGGGAACAGTGGAGCGAGTCGTCCTGGCGGGCCGAGCTCGACGGGGCCGACCGGATCGTCCTGGTCGCCGCGGACGCCGACCCGGCCGAGTCGACCGTCGACCCGGCCCCCGGTGGTCTGCTCGGGGTGATCACCTTCCTGATCGGTCCCGACACCGCCGACCTGCTGCGGGTCGTGGTGGCGCCGTCGGCCCGGGGCCGTCGCGTCGGCCGTGGCCTGGTGCAGGCCGGCCTGGTCCGGCTGCGGACCCGGGGCATCGGACAGGTCCTCCTCGAGGTGCGTCACGACAACACCCCGGCCCTCGCCCTCTACCGGCGCTGCGGCTTCCGCACGGTGCACACCCGCCCCGACTACTACGGCCCCGGCGCGGACGCCCTGGTGATGGGCGCGCCCGTCGAGTCCGTACGACCCGATCTGGAAGGAAAGAACGCATGA
- the tsaB gene encoding tRNA (adenosine(37)-N6)-threonylcarbamoyltransferase complex dimerization subunit type 1 TsaB — protein MTDPCAAGTPLVLAIDTSTDMCVGVAAGDTVLATRRDSDRRAHVEHLAAWIREALAEAGAVLADLTDIVVGLGPGPFTGLRVGIATAETLAWAGNTPLHRVCSLDVVAYEHARRATPAGDFLVASDARRKELYWARYAPDGTRIGEPQVSVPGALPVLPVVGPAADLYPAVHHGRRDEGPRAIDPGLLARVGLLLPSAGDRPLYLRRPDAVAPTTRKSALVSHKRLTIGRA, from the coding sequence ATGACTGACCCGTGCGCCGCCGGCACCCCGCTGGTCCTGGCGATCGACACCTCGACCGACATGTGTGTCGGCGTCGCGGCCGGCGACACCGTGCTCGCCACCCGGCGCGACAGCGATCGGCGCGCCCACGTCGAGCACCTCGCCGCCTGGATCCGCGAGGCGCTGGCGGAGGCCGGCGCCGTCCTGGCCGACCTGACCGACATCGTGGTGGGGCTGGGGCCCGGCCCGTTCACCGGCCTGCGGGTCGGCATCGCGACCGCCGAGACGCTCGCCTGGGCGGGGAACACGCCACTGCACCGGGTGTGCAGCCTCGACGTCGTGGCGTACGAGCACGCCCGGCGGGCGACGCCGGCCGGCGACTTCCTGGTCGCCTCCGACGCCCGTCGCAAGGAGCTCTACTGGGCCCGCTACGCCCCCGACGGCACCCGGATCGGCGAGCCGCAGGTGAGCGTCCCGGGTGCCCTGCCCGTCCTGCCCGTCGTCGGTCCCGCCGCCGACCTCTACCCGGCCGTGCACCACGGCCGCCGCGACGAGGGGCCCCGGGCGATCGATCCCGGCCTGCTGGCCCGGGTCGGCCTGCTGCTGCCGTCGGCGGGAGACCGGCCGCTCTATCTGCGCCGACCCGACGCGGTCGCGCCGACCACCCGCAAGTCCGCCCTGGTCAGCCACAAGCGCCTGACGATCGGGCGGGCATGA
- a CDS encoding helix-turn-helix domain-containing protein, with product MEIRDVTLGERIAEGRGLRGLTQDRLAHAADLSRTAIAKIESGTRRVSALELVAIAQALNFRLDWFTNASPPAMVSHRNLSEPGAPSPSIDLALEMLVRDVEFVASQIQRSRPAPPSPLDAPAHAQQADDVAATARGLLGLPADEPVHDLQHLVASLGLLAFSLDLGQEGADAATILLPDGGVSLINGDRSVGRRRLALAHELCHYLVADDYRIDWQVAVANDADTREAAFDRFARALLLPGTGLESTWRDHRGEGLRLAAVLTGSRFQVDMTTLARRLRELDLIGSEESTAIRAVRTTKGDIVEWGLHVPHDLEPPALPIAYQQDVLRLYERELISEDRALDLLYGAYGDDDLPPLAPGKISEI from the coding sequence ATGGAGATCCGTGATGTCACCCTCGGAGAACGCATCGCCGAAGGCCGAGGACTCCGAGGGCTCACCCAGGACCGCCTCGCGCATGCCGCGGACCTGAGCCGCACCGCCATCGCGAAGATTGAATCGGGAACACGTCGCGTATCCGCACTGGAATTGGTCGCGATCGCACAGGCTTTGAACTTCCGGTTGGACTGGTTCACCAACGCTTCTCCACCAGCCATGGTGTCGCATCGCAACCTGTCCGAGCCGGGCGCTCCCAGTCCGTCCATCGACTTGGCCCTCGAAATGCTCGTTCGCGATGTGGAGTTCGTTGCCTCCCAGATCCAACGCTCACGTCCAGCACCGCCGTCACCGCTGGACGCGCCCGCCCACGCTCAGCAGGCCGACGACGTGGCCGCGACCGCCCGGGGTCTCCTGGGGCTCCCCGCTGACGAACCTGTGCACGACCTGCAGCATCTCGTCGCCTCACTCGGGCTCCTGGCCTTTTCTCTCGATCTGGGGCAGGAGGGTGCTGACGCGGCCACGATCCTCCTTCCCGACGGTGGGGTGAGCCTGATCAACGGTGATCGGTCCGTCGGCCGCCGGCGACTGGCGCTCGCCCACGAACTGTGTCACTACCTCGTGGCGGACGACTACCGCATTGACTGGCAGGTTGCCGTAGCCAATGACGCCGACACCCGCGAAGCCGCGTTCGATCGCTTCGCACGGGCGTTGCTTCTCCCTGGCACGGGACTGGAATCAACGTGGCGAGACCACCGGGGCGAAGGTCTGCGGCTGGCAGCGGTGCTCACCGGAAGCCGTTTCCAGGTCGACATGACTACTTTGGCCCGCCGCCTCCGAGAACTCGATCTCATCGGTTCTGAGGAGTCGACAGCCATCCGTGCCGTCCGCACAACGAAGGGCGACATCGTCGAGTGGGGGCTCCATGTCCCCCATGATCTCGAACCACCAGCGCTACCGATCGCGTATCAGCAGGACGTACTCCGCCTCTACGAGCGAGAGCTGATCTCTGAGGACAGGGCCCTCGATCTCCTGTACGGCGCATACGGGGACGACGACCTGCCGCCTCTCGCTCCAGGCAAGATCTCAGAAATCTAG
- the tsaD gene encoding tRNA (adenosine(37)-N6)-threonylcarbamoyltransferase complex transferase subunit TsaD, translating into MTGPLVLGIESSCDETGVGIVRGTELLANEVASSVEEHVRFGGVVPEVASRAHLQAIVPALGRAFAAAGVAPDDLDGIAVTSGPGLMGALTVGIAAAKALSLAWNTPLYGVNHLVGHVAVDLLEHGPLDPASPTMALLVSGGHTSLLRVGSLTGDLEEVGTTIDDAAGEAYDKVARVLGLAYPGGPVIDRAAQQGDPRAIRFPRGLTAKHDLDRHRFDFSFSGLKTAVSRWVETEQAGGREIPVNDVAASFQEAVADVLTAKAVDACEYHGAETLLLGGGVAANSRLRGLLAERTAAAGITLRRPRPGLCTDNGAMIAVLGAQLVEAGARPSSILLGADSGMPVSQPYVAPAA; encoded by the coding sequence ATGACCGGACCGCTCGTCCTCGGCATCGAGTCGTCCTGCGACGAGACCGGTGTCGGCATCGTCCGTGGCACCGAACTGCTCGCCAACGAGGTGGCCAGTTCCGTCGAAGAGCACGTCCGCTTCGGCGGGGTGGTCCCCGAGGTGGCCTCCCGGGCCCACCTGCAGGCGATCGTGCCCGCCCTCGGACGTGCCTTCGCGGCGGCGGGAGTGGCGCCCGACGACCTCGACGGGATCGCTGTCACCTCCGGGCCCGGCCTGATGGGTGCCCTGACGGTCGGCATCGCGGCGGCCAAGGCCCTCTCGCTGGCCTGGAACACGCCGCTCTACGGGGTGAACCACCTGGTCGGCCACGTCGCCGTCGACCTGCTCGAACACGGCCCGCTCGACCCGGCCAGCCCGACGATGGCGCTGCTCGTCTCCGGCGGCCACACCTCGCTGCTGCGGGTCGGCAGCCTGACCGGTGACCTGGAGGAGGTCGGCACCACCATCGACGACGCCGCCGGCGAGGCGTACGACAAGGTGGCCCGGGTGCTCGGCCTGGCCTACCCGGGCGGTCCGGTGATCGACCGCGCCGCCCAGCAGGGCGACCCGCGGGCGATCCGCTTCCCCCGCGGCCTGACCGCCAAGCACGACCTGGACCGGCACCGGTTCGACTTCTCCTTCTCCGGCCTCAAGACCGCCGTCTCCCGGTGGGTCGAGACCGAGCAGGCCGGCGGGCGCGAGATCCCGGTGAACGACGTGGCTGCCTCGTTCCAGGAGGCCGTCGCCGACGTGCTCACCGCGAAGGCCGTCGACGCCTGTGAGTACCACGGCGCGGAGACCCTGCTGCTCGGCGGTGGTGTCGCGGCGAACTCCCGGCTGCGCGGACTGCTGGCGGAGCGTACGGCCGCGGCCGGGATCACCCTGCGGCGTCCCCGGCCAGGGCTGTGCACGGACAACGGCGCAATGATCGCCGTGCTCGGCGCCCAGCTGGTCGAGGCCGGTGCCCGACCGTCGTCGATCCTGCTCGGCGCCGACTCCGGCATGCCCGTCTCCCAGCCGTACGTGGCGCCGGCGGCCTGA